Proteins from a single region of Budorcas taxicolor isolate Tak-1 chromosome 7, Takin1.1, whole genome shotgun sequence:
- the CDC37 gene encoding hsp90 co-chaperone Cdc37 translates to MVDYSVWDHIEVSDDEDETHPNIDTASLFRWRHQARVERMEQFQKEKEELDRGCRECKRKVAECQRKLKELEVAEGEGSKAELERLQAEAQQLRKEERSWEQKLEEMRKKEKSMPWNVDTLSKDGFSKSMVNTKPEQAEEESEEVREQKHKTFVEKYEKQIKHFGMLRRWDDSQKYLSDNVHLVCEETANYLVIWCIDLEVEEKCALMEQVAHQTIVMQFILELAKSLKVDPRACFRQFFTKIKTADRQYMEGFNDELEAFKDRVRGRAKLRIEKAMKEYEEEERKKRLGPGGLDPVEVYESLPEELQKCFDAKDVQMLQDAISKMDPTDAKYHMQRCIDSGLWVPNSKSSEAKEGEEAGTGEPLLEATSKSGDEKDVSA, encoded by the exons ATGGTGGACTACAGCGTGTGGGACCACATCGAGGTGTCTGATGATGAAGACGAGACGCACCCCAACATCGACACCGCTAGCCTCTTCCGCTGGCGGCACCAG GCCCGGGTGGAGCGCATGGAGCAGttccagaaagagaaggaggagctGGACAGGGGCTGCCGTGAGTGCAAGCGCAAGGTGGCCGAGTGCCAGCGGAAGCTGAAGGAGCTGGAGGTGGCCGAGGGCGAGGGCAGCAAGGCCGAGCTGGAGCGGCTGCAGGCTGAGGCGCAGCAGCTGCGCAAGGAGGAGCGGAGCTGGGAGCAAAAGCTGGAGGAGATGCGCAAGAAGGAGAAGAGCATGCCCTGGAACGTGGACACGCTCAGCAAGGATGGCTTCAGCAAG AGCATGGTCAACACCAAGCCTGAGCAGGCAGAGGAGGAGTCGGAAGAGGTGAGGGAGCAGAAACACAAAACCTTCGTGGAAAAGTATGAGAAACAGATCAAACACTTCG GCATGCTACGCCGCTGGGACGACAGCCAGAAGTACCTGTCAGACAACGTCCACCTGGTGTGTGAGGAGACAGCCAACTACCTGGTCATCTGGTGCATTGACCTAGAGGTGGAGGAG AAATGTGCCCTCATGGAGCAGGTGGCTCACCAGACCATCGTCATGCAGTTCATCCTGGAGCTGGCCAAGAGCCTCAAGGTGGACCCCCGTGCCTGCTTCCGGCAGTTCTTCACCAAGATCAAG ACTGCCGACCGCCAGTACATGGAGGGCTTCAATGACGAGCTGGAAGCTTTCAAAGACCGCGTGCGGGGCCGTGCCAAGCTGCGCATTGAGAAGGCCATGAAGGAATATGAGGAAGAGGAGCGCAAGAAGCGGCTTGGCCCTGGCGGCCTGGACCCTGTCGAGGTCTACGAGTCCCTTCCTGAG GAACTTCAGAAATGCTTTGATGCGAAGGATGTGCAGATGCTCCAAGACGCCATCAGCAAGATGGACCCCACC GACGCGAAGTACCACATGCAGCGCTGCATCGACTCAGGCCTCTGGGTCCCCAACTCCAAGTCCAGCGAGGCCaaggagggggaggaggcgggtACTGGGGAGCCCTTGCTGGAAGCCACCTCCAAGTCAGGCGACGAGAAGGATGTCAGCGCGTGA